Proteins encoded together in one Triticum dicoccoides isolate Atlit2015 ecotype Zavitan chromosome 7B, WEW_v2.0, whole genome shotgun sequence window:
- the LOC119336276 gene encoding auxin-responsive protein SAUR71-like: MKRLLRRLSRVAAADACAAAAYKPLRPDAAAKASSMAASASSTAFFGARRLGHGARVPEGHVPVCVGEEGGPVERFAMRAELLGQPAFKALLRRAAQEYGYGHPGALRIPCAVANFRRLLLGLSDPGCQATDDDDSALY; this comes from the coding sequence ATGAAGCGCCTGCTCAGGCGGCTCTCCCGCGTCGCCGCGGCAgacgcctgcgccgccgccgcgtacAAGCCACTCCGGCCCGACGCCGCCGCGAAGGCCTCCTCCATGGCAGCTTCGGCGTCGTCCACGGCGTTCTTCGGCGCGCGGAGGCTCGGCCACGGCGCACGGGTGCCGGAGGGGCACGTGCCGGTATGCGTTGGCGAGGAGGGCGGCCCCGTCGAGCGCTTCGCCATGCGGGCCGAGCTGCTGGGCCAGCCGGCGTTCAAGGCCCTGCTCCGGCGTGCCGCGCAGGAGTACGGCTACGGCCACCCGGGCGCGCTCCGCATCCCCTGCGCCGTGGCCAacttccgccgcctcctcctcggcctctcCGACCCCGGCTGCCAGGCCACAGACGACGACGACTCCGCGCTCTACTAA